A genome region from Anopheles stephensi strain Indian chromosome 2, UCI_ANSTEP_V1.0, whole genome shotgun sequence includes the following:
- the LOC118505760 gene encoding DNA-binding protein Ewg isoform X4 produces MSLTINAVDAMEYVEDDNITGASDDDDDDNPSSPGSAYDDGNLINVAMENEVTAQLVAAGVVGVAAAAAITSSKKKKRPHSFETNPSIRKRQQNRLLRKLRQTIFEYATRVGQQAVVLVATPGKPNNIYKVFGAKPLEDVLKNLRNNVMDKLDEALAAQAPPRVQDDPSLFELPPLIIDGIPTPVEKMTQAQLRAFIPLMLKYSTGRGKPGWGRDSTRPPWWPKELPWANVRMDARTEEEKQKISWTHALRKIVINCYKYHGREDLLPAFSEEDEKANAIATASSNVDVMKIENGSVVTVGPASNGNTTTATITNSAGGQQQIIIHQAHPQQQQQQQQQGQTNGQTTTTITSANGQIIKENPDGTIQIQQQSSPTQTLNAQVCLDSMALSDVDFTHTVLQTIQNPDGTVSLIQVDPNNPIITLPDGTTAQVQGIATLQPQGDGGVHAIQTISDGQGESMSVDLTEATLGQDGQLIITGEDGQGFPVNVSGMITVPVSAQMYQTMMANIQQVPNVDGTVCITPMQMCDLVENGETMETITVGPGMHQMMIQGPPGSEPQVLQVLSLKDASVLTKAMAAISDVKGEEATIIEH; encoded by the exons atgAGTTTGACCATAAACGCGGTGGACGCGATGGAGTACGTCGAAGATGACAATATTACCGGCGCAtcagacgacgacgatgacgataatCCCAGCAGTCCGGGCAGTGCGTACGACGATGGGAACCTCATCAACGTTGCCATGGAGAACGAAGTCACCGCCCAGCTGGTTGCCGCCGGTGTGGTCGGTGTTGCTGCCGCAGCCGCCATCACATcgtcgaagaagaaaaagcggCCCCATTCGTTCGAAACGAACCCTTCCATCCGCAAGCGGCAACAGAATCGGTTGCTGAGGAAGTTGCGA CAAACCATTTTCGAGTATGCTACGCGCGTCGGACAGCAGGCGGTCGTGTTGGTGGCAACGCCCGGCAAACCAAACAACATCTACAAAGTATTCGGAGCCAAACCGTTGGAGGATGTGCTGAAGAATCTGCGCAACAACGTGATGGATAagctggacgaggcgctgGCCGCACAGGCACCGCCCCGGGTACAGGATGATCCTTCACTGTTTGAGCTGCCACCGCTCATCATCGACGGGATACCGACGCCGGTAGAGAAGATGACCCAGGCCCAGCTGCGAGCGTTCATACCGCTGATGCTGAAGTACTCGACCGGGCGGGGCAAACCGGGCTGGGGCCGAGACTCGACCAGGCCACCCTGGTGGCCGAAGGAGCTGCCGTGGGCCAACGTTCGCATGGATGCGCGCACAgaggaagaaaagcaaaag ataagCTGGACACATGCACTGAGAAAAATTGTCATAAATTGTTACAAATACCACGGAAGAGAAGATCTTCTGCCTGCGTTCAGTGAAGAGGATGAGAAGGCGAACGCCATAGCAACGGCTAGTTCGAAT GTTGATGTGATGAAGATTGAAAACGGAAGCGTGGTAACGGTGGGTCCGGCCAGCAACGGTAACACAACCAcggccaccatcaccaacagTGCTGGCGGCCAGCAGCAAATCATCATCCACCAAGCGCacccccagcagcagcagcagcagcaacagcagggaCAGACCAACGGACAGACCACGACCACGATCACGAGCGCGAACGGGCAGATCATTAAGGAAAACCCGGACGGCACCATCCAGATCCAGCAACAGTCCTCGCCCACCCAGACCCTGAACGCGCAGGTTTGCTTAGACTCGATGGCTCTAAGCGATGTGGAT TTCACCCACACTGTGTTGCAAACCATACAGAACCCCGACGGTACCGTGTCCCTTATTCAGGTTGATCCCAACAATCCTATCATCACGTTACCGGACGGAACGACCGCACAAGTACAAGGAATTGCAACC CTGCAGCCACAAGGCGACGGAGGAGTTCATGCCATTCAAACTATATCAGACGGACAGGGCGAAAGTATGTCGGTTGACCTTACGGAAGCTACCCTTGGACAGGATGGTCAGCTTATAATCACAGGAGAGGATGGACAAG GTTTCCCGGTGAACGTGAGCGGCATGATCACCGTGCCAGTGTCCGCTCAGATGTACCAGACGATGATGGCCAACATACAGCAGGTGCCGAATGTGGACGGAACCGTCTGTATAACCCCGATGCAG atGTGTGATTTA GTGGAGAACGGTGAGACGATGGAAACCATTACCGTGGGTCCCGGTATGCATCAGATGATGATCCAGGGACCGCCCGGCTCGGAACCGCAGGTCCTGCAGGTGCTCAGCCTCAAGGATGCTTCCGTGCTGACGAAGGCGATGGCCGCCATATCGGACGTTAAGGGTGAAGAGGCCACCATCATTGAGCACTAA
- the LOC118505760 gene encoding DNA-binding protein Ewg isoform X5, whose protein sequence is MSLTINAVDAMEYVEDDNITGASDDDDDDNPSSPGSAYDDGNLINVAMENEVTAQLVAAGVVGVAAAAAITSSKKKKRPHSFETNPSIRKRQQNRLLRKLRQTIFEYATRVGQQAVVLVATPGKPNNIYKVFGAKPLEDVLKNLRNNVMDKLDEALAAQAPPRVQDDPSLFELPPLIIDGIPTPVEKMTQAQLRAFIPLMLKYSTGRGKPGWGRDSTRPPWWPKELPWANVRMDARTEEEKQKISWTHALRKIVINCYKYHGREDLLPAFSEEDEKANAIATASSNVDVMKIENGSVVTVGPASNGNTTTATITNSAGGQQQIIIHQAHPQQQQQQQQQGQTNGQTTTTITSANGQIIKENPDGTIQIQQQSSPTQTLNAQVCLDSMALSDVDFTHTVLQTIQNPDGTVSLIQVDPNNPIITLPDGTTAQVQGIATLQPQGDGGVHAIQTISDGQGESMSVDLTEATLGQDGQLIITGEDGQGFPVNVSGMITVPVSAQMYQTMMANIQQVPNVDGTVCITPMQVENGETMETITVGPGMHQMMIQGPPGSEPQVLQVLSLKDASVLTKAMAAISDVKGEEATIIEH, encoded by the exons atgAGTTTGACCATAAACGCGGTGGACGCGATGGAGTACGTCGAAGATGACAATATTACCGGCGCAtcagacgacgacgatgacgataatCCCAGCAGTCCGGGCAGTGCGTACGACGATGGGAACCTCATCAACGTTGCCATGGAGAACGAAGTCACCGCCCAGCTGGTTGCCGCCGGTGTGGTCGGTGTTGCTGCCGCAGCCGCCATCACATcgtcgaagaagaaaaagcggCCCCATTCGTTCGAAACGAACCCTTCCATCCGCAAGCGGCAACAGAATCGGTTGCTGAGGAAGTTGCGA CAAACCATTTTCGAGTATGCTACGCGCGTCGGACAGCAGGCGGTCGTGTTGGTGGCAACGCCCGGCAAACCAAACAACATCTACAAAGTATTCGGAGCCAAACCGTTGGAGGATGTGCTGAAGAATCTGCGCAACAACGTGATGGATAagctggacgaggcgctgGCCGCACAGGCACCGCCCCGGGTACAGGATGATCCTTCACTGTTTGAGCTGCCACCGCTCATCATCGACGGGATACCGACGCCGGTAGAGAAGATGACCCAGGCCCAGCTGCGAGCGTTCATACCGCTGATGCTGAAGTACTCGACCGGGCGGGGCAAACCGGGCTGGGGCCGAGACTCGACCAGGCCACCCTGGTGGCCGAAGGAGCTGCCGTGGGCCAACGTTCGCATGGATGCGCGCACAgaggaagaaaagcaaaag ataagCTGGACACATGCACTGAGAAAAATTGTCATAAATTGTTACAAATACCACGGAAGAGAAGATCTTCTGCCTGCGTTCAGTGAAGAGGATGAGAAGGCGAACGCCATAGCAACGGCTAGTTCGAAT GTTGATGTGATGAAGATTGAAAACGGAAGCGTGGTAACGGTGGGTCCGGCCAGCAACGGTAACACAACCAcggccaccatcaccaacagTGCTGGCGGCCAGCAGCAAATCATCATCCACCAAGCGCacccccagcagcagcagcagcagcaacagcagggaCAGACCAACGGACAGACCACGACCACGATCACGAGCGCGAACGGGCAGATCATTAAGGAAAACCCGGACGGCACCATCCAGATCCAGCAACAGTCCTCGCCCACCCAGACCCTGAACGCGCAGGTTTGCTTAGACTCGATGGCTCTAAGCGATGTGGAT TTCACCCACACTGTGTTGCAAACCATACAGAACCCCGACGGTACCGTGTCCCTTATTCAGGTTGATCCCAACAATCCTATCATCACGTTACCGGACGGAACGACCGCACAAGTACAAGGAATTGCAACC CTGCAGCCACAAGGCGACGGAGGAGTTCATGCCATTCAAACTATATCAGACGGACAGGGCGAAAGTATGTCGGTTGACCTTACGGAAGCTACCCTTGGACAGGATGGTCAGCTTATAATCACAGGAGAGGATGGACAAG GTTTCCCGGTGAACGTGAGCGGCATGATCACCGTGCCAGTGTCCGCTCAGATGTACCAGACGATGATGGCCAACATACAGCAGGTGCCGAATGTGGACGGAACCGTCTGTATAACCCCGATGCAG GTGGAGAACGGTGAGACGATGGAAACCATTACCGTGGGTCCCGGTATGCATCAGATGATGATCCAGGGACCGCCCGGCTCGGAACCGCAGGTCCTGCAGGTGCTCAGCCTCAAGGATGCTTCCGTGCTGACGAAGGCGATGGCCGCCATATCGGACGTTAAGGGTGAAGAGGCCACCATCATTGAGCACTAA
- the LOC118505760 gene encoding DNA-binding protein Ewg isoform X6: protein MSLTINAVDAMEYVEDDNITGASDDDDDDNPSSPGSAYDDGNLINVAMENEVTAQLVAAGVVGVAAAAAITSSKKKKRPHSFETNPSIRKRQQNRLLRKLRQTIFEYATRVGQQAVVLVATPGKPNNIYKVFGAKPLEDVLKNLRNNVMDKLDEALAAQAPPRVQDDPSLFELPPLIIDGIPTPVEKMTQAQLRAFIPLMLKYSTGRGKPGWGRDSTRPPWWPKELPWANVRMDARTEEEKQKISWTHALRKIVINCYKYHGREDLLPAFSEEDEKANAIATASSNVDVMKIENGSVVTVGPASNGNTTTATITNSAGGQQQIIIHQAHPQQQQQQQQQGQTNGQTTTTITSANGQIIKENPDGTIQIQQQSSPTQTLNAQVCLDSMALSDVDFTHTVLQTIQNPDGTVSLIQVDPNNPIITLPDGTTAQVQGIATLQPQGDGGVHAIQTISDGQGESMSVDLTEATLGQDGQLIITGEDGQGFPVNVSGMITVPVSAQMYQTMMANIQQVPNVDGTVCITPMQQRVPLQCYF from the exons atgAGTTTGACCATAAACGCGGTGGACGCGATGGAGTACGTCGAAGATGACAATATTACCGGCGCAtcagacgacgacgatgacgataatCCCAGCAGTCCGGGCAGTGCGTACGACGATGGGAACCTCATCAACGTTGCCATGGAGAACGAAGTCACCGCCCAGCTGGTTGCCGCCGGTGTGGTCGGTGTTGCTGCCGCAGCCGCCATCACATcgtcgaagaagaaaaagcggCCCCATTCGTTCGAAACGAACCCTTCCATCCGCAAGCGGCAACAGAATCGGTTGCTGAGGAAGTTGCGA CAAACCATTTTCGAGTATGCTACGCGCGTCGGACAGCAGGCGGTCGTGTTGGTGGCAACGCCCGGCAAACCAAACAACATCTACAAAGTATTCGGAGCCAAACCGTTGGAGGATGTGCTGAAGAATCTGCGCAACAACGTGATGGATAagctggacgaggcgctgGCCGCACAGGCACCGCCCCGGGTACAGGATGATCCTTCACTGTTTGAGCTGCCACCGCTCATCATCGACGGGATACCGACGCCGGTAGAGAAGATGACCCAGGCCCAGCTGCGAGCGTTCATACCGCTGATGCTGAAGTACTCGACCGGGCGGGGCAAACCGGGCTGGGGCCGAGACTCGACCAGGCCACCCTGGTGGCCGAAGGAGCTGCCGTGGGCCAACGTTCGCATGGATGCGCGCACAgaggaagaaaagcaaaag ataagCTGGACACATGCACTGAGAAAAATTGTCATAAATTGTTACAAATACCACGGAAGAGAAGATCTTCTGCCTGCGTTCAGTGAAGAGGATGAGAAGGCGAACGCCATAGCAACGGCTAGTTCGAAT GTTGATGTGATGAAGATTGAAAACGGAAGCGTGGTAACGGTGGGTCCGGCCAGCAACGGTAACACAACCAcggccaccatcaccaacagTGCTGGCGGCCAGCAGCAAATCATCATCCACCAAGCGCacccccagcagcagcagcagcagcaacagcagggaCAGACCAACGGACAGACCACGACCACGATCACGAGCGCGAACGGGCAGATCATTAAGGAAAACCCGGACGGCACCATCCAGATCCAGCAACAGTCCTCGCCCACCCAGACCCTGAACGCGCAGGTTTGCTTAGACTCGATGGCTCTAAGCGATGTGGAT TTCACCCACACTGTGTTGCAAACCATACAGAACCCCGACGGTACCGTGTCCCTTATTCAGGTTGATCCCAACAATCCTATCATCACGTTACCGGACGGAACGACCGCACAAGTACAAGGAATTGCAACC CTGCAGCCACAAGGCGACGGAGGAGTTCATGCCATTCAAACTATATCAGACGGACAGGGCGAAAGTATGTCGGTTGACCTTACGGAAGCTACCCTTGGACAGGATGGTCAGCTTATAATCACAGGAGAGGATGGACAAG GTTTCCCGGTGAACGTGAGCGGCATGATCACCGTGCCAGTGTCCGCTCAGATGTACCAGACGATGATGGCCAACATACAGCAGGTGCCGAATGTGGACGGAACCGTCTGTATAACCCCGATGCAG caACGCGTGCCATTGCAATGTTACTTTTAA
- the LOC118505760 gene encoding DNA-binding protein Ewg isoform X2: MSLTINAVDAMEYVEDDNITGASDDDDDDNPSSPGSAYDDGNLINVAMENEVTAQLVAAGVVGVAAAAAITSSKKKKRPHSFETNPSIRKRQQNRLLRKLRQTIFEYATRVGQQAVVLVATPGKPNNIYKVFGAKPLEDVLKNLRNNVMDKLDEALAAQAPPRVQDDPSLFELPPLIIDGIPTPVEKMTQAQLRAFIPLMLKYSTGRGKPGWGRDSTRPPWWPKELPWANVRMDARTEEEKQKISWTHALRKIVINCYKYHGREDLLPAFSEEDEKANAIATASSNVDVMKIENGSVVTVGPASNGNTTTATITNSAGGQQQIIIHQAHPQQQQQQQQQGQTNGQTTTTITSANGQIIKENPDGTIQIQQQSSPTQTLNAQFTHTVLQTIQNPDGTVSLIQVDPNNPIITLPDGTTAQVQGIATLQPQGDGGVHAIQTISDGQGESMSVDLTEATLGQDGQLIITGEDGQGFPVNVSGMITVPVSAQMYQTMMANIQQVPNVDGTVCITPMQVHNIAQQQQQQTSSGVSTANTTTQNLTISTNVGAGNQHHHATAMLTNYTLSSNGALLAVPQMQQHLVPSTGKHQRGAGGSSNNGVSRSSAPSVGLPMVGLNAILPSQRGCFNISTTGHQEADASNPNLNNNNHSTTLTQHALNVHRKANVIPTGGNTILGGGAGIAANQVKFCIPKIEPMDEDKDGSVVSGDANGTPSFVIQLSGIPFTTADPKSAHQQQQLKRDIELTVNEGSHLIDALSISQKVNSNSSNSSSSSNNAPNDVDQKHFGLQSV, from the exons atgAGTTTGACCATAAACGCGGTGGACGCGATGGAGTACGTCGAAGATGACAATATTACCGGCGCAtcagacgacgacgatgacgataatCCCAGCAGTCCGGGCAGTGCGTACGACGATGGGAACCTCATCAACGTTGCCATGGAGAACGAAGTCACCGCCCAGCTGGTTGCCGCCGGTGTGGTCGGTGTTGCTGCCGCAGCCGCCATCACATcgtcgaagaagaaaaagcggCCCCATTCGTTCGAAACGAACCCTTCCATCCGCAAGCGGCAACAGAATCGGTTGCTGAGGAAGTTGCGA CAAACCATTTTCGAGTATGCTACGCGCGTCGGACAGCAGGCGGTCGTGTTGGTGGCAACGCCCGGCAAACCAAACAACATCTACAAAGTATTCGGAGCCAAACCGTTGGAGGATGTGCTGAAGAATCTGCGCAACAACGTGATGGATAagctggacgaggcgctgGCCGCACAGGCACCGCCCCGGGTACAGGATGATCCTTCACTGTTTGAGCTGCCACCGCTCATCATCGACGGGATACCGACGCCGGTAGAGAAGATGACCCAGGCCCAGCTGCGAGCGTTCATACCGCTGATGCTGAAGTACTCGACCGGGCGGGGCAAACCGGGCTGGGGCCGAGACTCGACCAGGCCACCCTGGTGGCCGAAGGAGCTGCCGTGGGCCAACGTTCGCATGGATGCGCGCACAgaggaagaaaagcaaaag ataagCTGGACACATGCACTGAGAAAAATTGTCATAAATTGTTACAAATACCACGGAAGAGAAGATCTTCTGCCTGCGTTCAGTGAAGAGGATGAGAAGGCGAACGCCATAGCAACGGCTAGTTCGAAT GTTGATGTGATGAAGATTGAAAACGGAAGCGTGGTAACGGTGGGTCCGGCCAGCAACGGTAACACAACCAcggccaccatcaccaacagTGCTGGCGGCCAGCAGCAAATCATCATCCACCAAGCGCacccccagcagcagcagcagcagcaacagcagggaCAGACCAACGGACAGACCACGACCACGATCACGAGCGCGAACGGGCAGATCATTAAGGAAAACCCGGACGGCACCATCCAGATCCAGCAACAGTCCTCGCCCACCCAGACCCTGAACGCGCAG TTCACCCACACTGTGTTGCAAACCATACAGAACCCCGACGGTACCGTGTCCCTTATTCAGGTTGATCCCAACAATCCTATCATCACGTTACCGGACGGAACGACCGCACAAGTACAAGGAATTGCAACC CTGCAGCCACAAGGCGACGGAGGAGTTCATGCCATTCAAACTATATCAGACGGACAGGGCGAAAGTATGTCGGTTGACCTTACGGAAGCTACCCTTGGACAGGATGGTCAGCTTATAATCACAGGAGAGGATGGACAAG GTTTCCCGGTGAACGTGAGCGGCATGATCACCGTGCCAGTGTCCGCTCAGATGTACCAGACGATGATGGCCAACATACAGCAGGTGCCGAATGTGGACGGAACCGTCTGTATAACCCCGATGCAGGTACATAACAttgcgcaacagcagcaacagcaaacctCTTCCGGCGTTAGCACCGCTAACACCACGACTCAGAACTTGACCATTTCGACAAATGTGGGCGCTGGAAATCAGCACCACCACGCGACCGCAATGCTCACCAACTACACGTTGAGCAGCAACGGAGCGCTTTTGGCCGTGCCGCAAATGCAACAGCACCTTGTGCCGTCCACCGGCAAGCATCAGCGTGGTGctggcggcagcagcaacaatggCGTTTCTCGCTCTTCCGCCCCGTCCGTTGGTTTGCCGATGGTTGGCCTTAACGCGATACTGCCGTCGCAGCGCGGTTGCTTTAACATTTCCACCACCGGCCATCAGGAAGCGGATGCTAGTAATCCAAACTTGAATAACAACAACCACAGCACCACGCTAACCCAGCACGCTCTGAACGTGCACCGTAAAGCGAATGTGATACCAACCGGTGGCAATACCAtccttggtggtggtgccggtaTCGCTGCGAATCAGGTTAAATTTTGTATACCAAAGATTGAGCCAATGGATGAGGATAAGGATGGGTCGGTCGTATCTGGCGATGCGAACGGTACGCCCAGCTTCGTGATCCAGTTGAGCGGGATCCCTTTTACCACGGCGGACCCTAAGTCggcccaccagcagcagcaattgaAGCGTGACATTGAGCTTACGGTTAACGAGGGAAGCCATCTGATCGATGCACTCAGCATAAGTCAGAAAGTaaatagcaacagcagcaacagcagcagcagtagtaacaACGCCCCGAACGACGTTGACCAGAAACACTTTGGTTTGCAAAGTGTGTAG
- the LOC118505760 gene encoding DNA-binding protein P3A2 isoform X3, giving the protein MSLTINAVDAMEYVEDDNITGASDDDDDDNPSSPGSAYDDGNLINVAMENEVTAQLVAAGVVGVAAAAAITSSKKKKRPHSFETNPSIRKRQQNRLLRKLRQTIFEYATRVGQQAVVLVATPGKPNNIYKVFGAKPLEDVLKNLRNNVMDKLDEALAAQAPPRVQDDPSLFELPPLIIDGIPTPVEKMTQAQLRAFIPLMLKYSTGRGKPGWGRDSTRPPWWPKELPWANVRMDARTEEEKQKFTHTVLQTIQNPDGTVSLIQVDPNNPIITLPDGTTAQVQGIATLQPQGDGGVHAIQTISDGQGESMSVDLTEATLGQDGQLIITGEDGQGFPVNVSGMITVPVSAQMYQTMMANIQQVPNVDGTVCITPMQVHNIAQQQQQQTSSGVSTANTTTQNLTISTNVGAGNQHHHATAMLTNYTLSSNGALLAVPQMQQHLVPSTGKHQRGAGGSSNNGVSRSSAPSVGLPMVGLNAILPSQRGCFNISTTGHQEADASNPNLNNNNHSTTLTQHALNVHRKANVIPTGGNTILGGGAGIAANQVKFCIPKIEPMDEDKDGSVVSGDANGTPSFVIQLSGIPFTTADPKSAHQQQQLKRDIELTVNEGSHLIDALSISQKVNSNSSNSSSSSNNAPNDVDQKHFGLQSV; this is encoded by the exons atgAGTTTGACCATAAACGCGGTGGACGCGATGGAGTACGTCGAAGATGACAATATTACCGGCGCAtcagacgacgacgatgacgataatCCCAGCAGTCCGGGCAGTGCGTACGACGATGGGAACCTCATCAACGTTGCCATGGAGAACGAAGTCACCGCCCAGCTGGTTGCCGCCGGTGTGGTCGGTGTTGCTGCCGCAGCCGCCATCACATcgtcgaagaagaaaaagcggCCCCATTCGTTCGAAACGAACCCTTCCATCCGCAAGCGGCAACAGAATCGGTTGCTGAGGAAGTTGCGA CAAACCATTTTCGAGTATGCTACGCGCGTCGGACAGCAGGCGGTCGTGTTGGTGGCAACGCCCGGCAAACCAAACAACATCTACAAAGTATTCGGAGCCAAACCGTTGGAGGATGTGCTGAAGAATCTGCGCAACAACGTGATGGATAagctggacgaggcgctgGCCGCACAGGCACCGCCCCGGGTACAGGATGATCCTTCACTGTTTGAGCTGCCACCGCTCATCATCGACGGGATACCGACGCCGGTAGAGAAGATGACCCAGGCCCAGCTGCGAGCGTTCATACCGCTGATGCTGAAGTACTCGACCGGGCGGGGCAAACCGGGCTGGGGCCGAGACTCGACCAGGCCACCCTGGTGGCCGAAGGAGCTGCCGTGGGCCAACGTTCGCATGGATGCGCGCACAgaggaagaaaagcaaaag TTCACCCACACTGTGTTGCAAACCATACAGAACCCCGACGGTACCGTGTCCCTTATTCAGGTTGATCCCAACAATCCTATCATCACGTTACCGGACGGAACGACCGCACAAGTACAAGGAATTGCAACC CTGCAGCCACAAGGCGACGGAGGAGTTCATGCCATTCAAACTATATCAGACGGACAGGGCGAAAGTATGTCGGTTGACCTTACGGAAGCTACCCTTGGACAGGATGGTCAGCTTATAATCACAGGAGAGGATGGACAAG GTTTCCCGGTGAACGTGAGCGGCATGATCACCGTGCCAGTGTCCGCTCAGATGTACCAGACGATGATGGCCAACATACAGCAGGTGCCGAATGTGGACGGAACCGTCTGTATAACCCCGATGCAGGTACATAACAttgcgcaacagcagcaacagcaaacctCTTCCGGCGTTAGCACCGCTAACACCACGACTCAGAACTTGACCATTTCGACAAATGTGGGCGCTGGAAATCAGCACCACCACGCGACCGCAATGCTCACCAACTACACGTTGAGCAGCAACGGAGCGCTTTTGGCCGTGCCGCAAATGCAACAGCACCTTGTGCCGTCCACCGGCAAGCATCAGCGTGGTGctggcggcagcagcaacaatggCGTTTCTCGCTCTTCCGCCCCGTCCGTTGGTTTGCCGATGGTTGGCCTTAACGCGATACTGCCGTCGCAGCGCGGTTGCTTTAACATTTCCACCACCGGCCATCAGGAAGCGGATGCTAGTAATCCAAACTTGAATAACAACAACCACAGCACCACGCTAACCCAGCACGCTCTGAACGTGCACCGTAAAGCGAATGTGATACCAACCGGTGGCAATACCAtccttggtggtggtgccggtaTCGCTGCGAATCAGGTTAAATTTTGTATACCAAAGATTGAGCCAATGGATGAGGATAAGGATGGGTCGGTCGTATCTGGCGATGCGAACGGTACGCCCAGCTTCGTGATCCAGTTGAGCGGGATCCCTTTTACCACGGCGGACCCTAAGTCggcccaccagcagcagcaattgaAGCGTGACATTGAGCTTACGGTTAACGAGGGAAGCCATCTGATCGATGCACTCAGCATAAGTCAGAAAGTaaatagcaacagcagcaacagcagcagcagtagtaacaACGCCCCGAACGACGTTGACCAGAAACACTTTGGTTTGCAAAGTGTGTAG